The Euphorbia lathyris chromosome 4, ddEupLath1.1, whole genome shotgun sequence genomic interval CAATCTTGTATACCTTCACATCTAAAGAATGAAGTTACTGGAATTAAGAGTTTCGCCTTTATCAAATAAGGATGGAAATTTCTGAAAAAATCCCATTCCCATTTAATTTGTGAGGAAAGCTTCTGAAGCTGCTGCTCGTGGTACTATTTGGAGGCTTTCTTTGGGTTACCCGGGTGCTTCAACTGCTTATGCTTCCTTCACCGTTGGGAAGCAcaacttatcaaaataaaaaagaagagaCATAACATAGAGAAAAACCCAACGATATCAAGTGCAGCAGATTCTCCTTCAAGAAATCGATAGTCACCTTAATGGCTTTCATTCTCTCCTCCACTTGAAAATTCCTAAATTCTTGCTCTCTAATCCTACACTCCCGATGGTGTAAGCCGCAGTGTCTAGGATTTTATAGTCCTAAGAAGTTGTGTTAGTGATTTCGATGGGCTGGAAACTGAGATAGGGAGAAGACAGGGATATGTTTACTATTTTTAAAGCGAGACAGAAGTAAACCTGCCAGTTGTCATCTTAGGTATCATTTCCTGATATCAATTTATGCATCCGATTACCGGCGATTCCGGAATGAGAAAGCCACATTAATGGGATTTTGTAGTCTGGTGTTATGGTGTAAGCTGCGGTGTCTAAGATTTTATAGTCCTAAGAAGTTGTGTTAGTGACCTCGATGGGCTGGAAACTGCGATAGGGAGAACACAGGGATATGGTTACTATTTTTTTGGATTTTGAATTTCAAGCTAGCGAGAAGATAGGGAGGAGGGATCGCAGGATAAGGAGAAGATAAATAGTTTTGGATTTTGAATTTGAAATAGaaagtatttaaaatttgtgtaatttataaaatttaaaattctattaaattGACACATAACCCTCCTAATTTTGTAGTGTGCCACATCAGATTAGGGAGCTTAATATGGTGACATGTGTTAGTTTGTTTCCACACTTTATGTATATAATaataactagtttttggcccgtgcgatgccatgcacagattcatcttaacatataaatattaagaaaatataatctaataattacaattaatgatataaaggtgctatataaattaaatattattattttattttcacatttactttaaataatctttttatagataaatataatagtataattaaaattaatatattatatattatattatattttttatcagtaaaaaaagaggaagtggcACCTCAGcttcgttactgttttatattatatatagaatatatagattacaattaatgatataaaaggtgctatataaattaaatattattattttatttaacgtttttctcgatgaactctttagtccctgccgttagactctcatgaagattctgttagtcaatttggatttgagttcttcttttcctttattttcctttcctttaaactctaatgcatatgaaatcaactttgagttttcttcttcttgatttttttcttaatcgttcaaattcgtaagcattgggtctcttctttttcttgttctccatacaaatagcttcttcttctaaattggattttctcttctgaagtttgaaggtaaatagtaaagggtaatttagtcatttctaaagtcataaacggtaaaaaatctaacaaacagacggaaggactaaacagttcgttgagaaaaatgttagggaccttaccatttgttttttataatacagagactaaacagtatgttttgtcaaaatatagggactaataaattaattaccctatattatatatagatagataatAGATTATACAACTTTTAATAGCAATTTTGCACTTTGTTCATATAAAtatcctcaaagataggaaaagctAAAAACATGTTTCAACCAAATTAAAACACTCAAAGAGATAGGACTCCCACTGCAAAAGAGTTAGAATATGACTCGGAATCCCACGCTTCAGCCAAgctagaatatatatatatatatatatatatagaattaaacCATCAAGTTCATTCTAGGGCTCGTAATCAGTAAGGTAATTATGTTTTGTTTTTGCTTTAATAGTCTTGATTCTGCCCAAAAAACAAAAGAACATCCAAGACATCAACCAATTCCACAACTTCCTGCTAAAGATAAACAAACTGGTATCAATTTCCTACTTTCTCTTTTACTTTCGCAatcaataagtttttttttttttttttttgaagaaacaaTCAATAAGTTAATTAAacagaaaattaagaaaaaacaattaatgattttgtttttgctttaatgatcaactagattccgccaaaaaaacaaaagagcAACCAATTCGATACCTTCCTGCTGTAGATGAACAAACTGGTATGaatttcttcctttttcttttacaGACGGATATTTCCATTCCAAACAAAACTTAGTAAATCCCTTATGGATTCTAAACAATACTTCCTGACTCTCTCTcttttgttatttaattttcatttatgCGTTTAATTCACAGAAGTAATACGGGAATTAAGGGATCTACCACCTGTTCATTACCTGTTTGAGATCCAAAACTTCTCTCATCTTTTAAATGCAAAGCGACAGAGCTTCCAATCAAGTGATTTTGTAGTCGCTGGATACACATGGTAAGTAAGTTGTTGTTTTTTCCCCTTAATTTTGATATTTCCCCCCTTAATTGTGTGCTATTGGTAATTCATCTGATACAAACACTTGTTTTTCTTTGTTGCACGAGAACTTTGATTTCAAAGAATTTCAGTATCTATAATTCTctcttaaaaaattacaaacaaCATTCATTATGCTGCTATAAACACTTGCTTTTGTCGCAGGAGATTAAGATTATCTCATTATCCTCAAGGGAACAAGAACTTGGTGAATGAGAAGCAGTATCTCTCTCTATATTTACGTCTCTCGGAATCAAATTCACTTCCTAAAGATATGGAAATCGATGTGTTCTTTCAGCTGTTTGTTTATAATCAAGTTCAGGATAACTATTTGACTGTTAAAGGTAGGGTAAGGCGTTTTCGCGGGATAAAATCAGAATGGGGTTTTGATGAATTACTTCCGCTAGATGTTTTCAAGGATGAATCAAATGGATACCTGATTAAAGATAGATGTGTGTTTGGAGCTGAGATTTTTGTTCTTGATTCTAAAAACATTAGAAGAGGGGAATCTGTATCTGTTGTGAAAGAACTTGGTGACAACACTTTCACTTGGAATATTCAGAATTTTGAAAAGTTGAAAGTAGAAAGATATAGATCTGAGGTTTTTGCTATTGGTGGCTACAAATGGTACGTGATAGGTTTTTGATTCAAAAACTAATTTACTTACTGAAATTTGTGACTCTTTCAATGTGGTTTAGGAGCTTGGAGATTTATCCGAATGGGGAATCAAAACAGAAAGGAAAAAACTTATCAGCATTTTTATATTTGGAGGATTCGGAAGCTCTTGATCCTGGAGAAAAGCTGAATGTTGAATATCTCCTGCGGATCAGGGATCAATTCCAAGAAAAACACCATGAATTGTTTGGTGAGTGGAATTGAAATCCAATATGAAAAAGAAAGTCCTTTCTATTTTATGTATAGAATTGAAGCATTTTATTATTAACTCAACTGTCTTCTGATGTTTTGCAGGTTGTAATAACCACTTTTCTGCTTCGACCCCAGCTAGGGGCTCCTCCGGGTTTATGCCTCTCACAAAACTCAATGATAAATCAAGGGGATATATAGTTAATGGTGTTGTGATTCTTCAAGTGCAAATTTCTTTGTTGACAATGCTCAAGATGTTGACTTCAACTCTAAATTAATAGCATTTTGAACTTTTGGAGAAACTAACAAAAACTTGATATCAGTTGGAATTTAATCACTTTTGTCCCATAGATGTTactgttggatcaaataaataaactttcagaggtacagaggaagagtataattgctggaagaaattctcttctgattctcttgccttactactttgtattgataggtatttatagattaccaacatgactcttagtaaaccacattaactcactataaatacagatacagacacatgtacagaaatgactcttggacactctataaatacaaatacagaaatgactcttggac includes:
- the LOC136227628 gene encoding uncharacterized protein, whose translation is MFCFCFNSLDSAQKTKEHPRHQPIPQLPAKDKQTDSAKKTKEQPIRYLPAVDEQTEVIRELRDLPPVHYLFEIQNFSHLLNAKRQSFQSSDFVVAGYTWRLRLSHYPQGNKNLVNEKQYLSLYLRLSESNSLPKDMEIDVFFQLFVYNQVQDNYLTVKGRVRRFRGIKSEWGFDELLPLDVFKDESNGYLIKDRCVFGAEIFVLDSKNIRRGESVSVVKELGDNTFTWNIQNFEKLKVERYRSEVFAIGGYKWSLEIYPNGESKQKGKNLSAFLYLEDSEALDPGEKLNVEYLLRIRDQFQEKHHELFGCNNHFSASTPARGSSGFMPLTKLNDKSRGYIVNGVVILQVQISLLTMLKMLTSTLN